A portion of the Cervus canadensis isolate Bull #8, Minnesota chromosome 26, ASM1932006v1, whole genome shotgun sequence genome contains these proteins:
- the FGFR3 gene encoding fibroblast growth factor receptor 3 isoform X8 has product MGAPASVLAFCVAVAVMTGAVLGSPGVEPRVARRAAEVPGPEPSPQERAFGSGDTVELSCRLPAGAPTEPTIWVKDGVGLAPSDRVLVGPQRLQVLNASHEDAGAYSCRQRLSQRVLCLFNVRVTDAPSSGDDEDEDDEAEDTAGAPYWTRPERMDKKLLAVPAANTVRFRCPAAGNPTPSITWLKNGKEFRGEHRIGGIKLRHQQWSLVMESVVPSDRGNYTCVVENKFGRIQQTYTLDVLERSPHRPILQAGLPANQTAVLGSDVEFHCKVYSDAQPHIQWLKHVEVNGSKVGPDGTPYVTVLKTAGANTTDKELEVLSLRNVTFEDAGEYTCLAGNSIGFSHHSAWLVVLPAEEELVEAGETGGVFAGVLSYGLGFLLFILAVAAVTLYRLRSPPKKGLGSPAVHKVSRFPLKRQVSLESSSSMSSNTPLVRIARLSSGEGPTLANVSELELPADPKWELSRARLTLGKPLGEGCFGQVVMAEAIGIDKDRAAKPVTVAVKMLKDDATDKDLSDLVSEMEMMKMIGKHKNIINLLGACTQGGPLYVLVEYAAKGNLREYLRARRPPGTDYSFDTCRLPEEQLTFKDLVSCAYQVARGMEYLASQKCIHRDLAARNVLVTEDNVMKIADFGLARDVHNLDYYKKTTNGRLPVKWMAPEALFDRVYTHQSDVWSFGVLLWEIFTLGGSPYPGIPVEELFKLLKEGHRMDKPANCTHDLYMIMRECWHAAPSQRPTFKQLVEDLDRVLTVTSTDEYLDLSVPFEQYSPGGQDTPSSGSSGDDSVFAHDLLPPAPPGSGGSRT; this is encoded by the exons aTGGGCGCCCCGGCTAGCGTCCTCGCGTTTTGCGTGGCAGTGGCGGTCATGACCGGCGCAGTCCTCGGTTCCCCGGGCGTGGAGCCCCGCGTCGCGCGGAGAGCGGCAG AGGTCCCAGGCCCCGAGCCCAGCCCGCAGGAGCGGGCCTTTGGCAGTGGGGACACCGTGGAGCTGAGCTGCCGCTTGCCGGCGGGGGCGCCCACGGAGCCCACCATCTGGGTGAAGGACGGTGTGGGCCTGGCACCCTCGGACCGCGTCCTGGTGGGGCCGCAGAGGCTACAGGTGCTCAACGCCTCCCACGAGGACGCCGGGGCCTACAGCTGCCGCCAGCGCCTCTCCCAGCGGGTGCTGTGCCTCTTCAACGTGCGCGTGACAG ACGCCCCGTCCTCGGGGGACGACGAAGATGAGGACGACGAGGCCGAGGACACAG CAGGGGCCCCTTACTGGACGCGGCCCGAGCGGATGGACAAGAAGCTGCTAGCGGTGCCGGCCGCCAACACGGTTCGCTTCCGCTGCCCGGCTGCTGGCAACCCCACGCCGTCCATCACCTGGCTGAAGAACGGCAAGGAGTTCCGGGGCGAGCACCGCATCGGGGGCATCAAG CTGCGGCACCAGCAGTGGAGCCTGGTCATGGAGAGCGTGGTGCCCTCGGACCGCGGCAACTACACTTGCGTCGTGGAGAACAAGTTCGGCAGAATCCAGCAGACCTACACCCTGGACGTGCTGG AGCGCTCTCCGCACCGCCCCATCCTACAGGCGGGGCTGCCCGCCAACCAGACCGCCGTGCTGGGCAGCGACGTGGAGTTCCACTGCAAGGTCTACAGCGACGCCCAGCCCCACATCCAGTGGCTGAAGCACGTGGAGGTGAACGGCAGCAAGGTGGGGCCCGACGGCACGCCCTACGTCACTGTGCTCAAG ACGGCGGGCGCTAACACCACCGACAAGGAGCTAGAGGTTCTATCCTTGCGCAATGTCACCTTTGAGGACGCGGGGGAGTACACGTGTCTGGCGGGCAATTCTATCGGGTTTTCCCATCACTCTGCGTGGCTGGTGGTGCTGCCAG CCGAGGAGGAGCTGGTGGAGGCCGGTGAGACTGGCGGTGTGTTTGCGGGCGTCCTCAGCTATGGGCTGGGCTTCCTCCTCTTCATCCTGGCCGTGGCCGCCGTGACGCTCTACCGCCTGAGGAGCCCACCCAAGAAGGGCCTGGGCTCGCCCGCAGTGCACAAGGTCTCCCGCTTCCCGCTCAAGCGACAG GTGTCCTTGGAGTCCAGTTCGTCTATGAGCTCCAACACGCCGCTGGTGCGCATCGCCCGGCTGTCTTCGGGCGAGGGCCCCACCCTGGCCAACGTCTCTGAGCTCGAGCTGCCCGCCGACCCCAAGTGGGAGCTGTCCCGGGCCCG GCTGACCCTGGGCAAGCCTCTCGGGGAGGGCTGCTTCGGCCAGGTGGTCATGGCAGAGGCCATTGGCATCGACAAGGACCGAGCTGCCAAGCCCGTCACGGTGGCGGTGAAGATGCTGAAAG ATGACGCCACGGATAAGGACTTATCGGACCTGGTGTCCGAGATGGAGATGATGAAGATGATCGGAAAACACAAGAACATTATCAACCTGCTGGGCGCCTGCACGCAGGGCG GGCCCCTGTACGTGCTGGTGGAGTACGCGGCCAAGGGCAACCTGCGGGAATACCTAAGGGCGCGGCGGCCCCCGGGCACTGACTACTCCTTCGACACCTGCCGGCTGCCCGAGGAGCAGCTGACCTTCAAAGACCTGGTGTCCTGCGCCTACCAGGTGGCGCGGGGCATGGAGTACCTGGCCTCGCAGAAG TGCATCCATAGGGACCTGGCGGCCCGCAACGTGCTGGTGACCGAGGACAACGTGATGAAAATCGCCGACTTCGGCCTGGCCCGTGACGTGCACAACCTCGACTACTACAAGAAGACCACCAAC GGTCGCCTGCCCGTGAAGTGGATGGCACCCGAGGCCTTGTTTGACCGCGTCTACACCCACCAAAGTGACGT CTGGTCCTTCGGGGTCTTGCTCTGGGAGATCTTCACGCTGGGGGGCTCGCCGTACCCCGGCATCCCCGTGGAGGAGCTCTTCAAGCTGCTGAAGGAAGGACACCGCATGGACAAGCCGGCCAACTGCACGCATGATCT GTACATGATCATGCGTGAGTGCTGGCACGCCGCGCCCTCGCAGAGGCCCACTTTCAAGCAGCTGGTGGAAGACCTGGACCGCGTTCTCACCGTGACGTCCACCGAC GAGTACCTGGACCTGTCAGTGCCCTTCGAGCAGTACTCGCCAGGCGGCCAGGACACCCCCAGCTCCGGCTCCTCGGGAGACGACTCCGTGTTCGCTCACGACCTGCTGCCCCCGGCCCCACCCGGCAGCGGGGGCTCGCGGACGTGA
- the FGFR3 gene encoding fibroblast growth factor receptor 3 isoform X10, with protein sequence MGAPASVLAFCVAVAVMTGAVLGSPGVEPRVARRAAEVPGPEPSPQERAFGSGDTVELSCRLPAGAPTEPTIWVKDGVGLAPSDRVLVGPQRLQVLNASHEDAGAYSCRQRLSQRVLCLFNVRVTDAPSSGDDEDEDDEAEDTAGAPYWTRPERMDKKLLAVPAANTVRFRCPAAGNPTPSITWLKNGKEFRGEHRIGGIKLRHQQWSLVMESVVPSDRGNYTCVVENKFGRIQQTYTLDVLERSPHRPILQAGLPANQTAVLGSDVEFHCKVYSDAQPHIQWLKHVEVNGSKTAGANTTDKELEVLSLRNVTFEDAGEYTCLAGNSIGFSHHSAWLVVLPAEEELVEAGETGGVFAGVLSYGLGFLLFILAVAAVTLYRLRSPPKKGLGSPAVHKVSRFPLKRQVTVSLESSSSMSSNTPLVRIARLSSGEGPTLANVSELELPADPKWELSRARLTLGKPLGEGCFGQVVMAEAIGIDKDRAAKPVTVAVKMLKDDATDKDLSDLVSEMEMMKMIGKHKNIINLLGACTQGGPLYVLVEYAAKGNLREYLRARRPPGTDYSFDTCRLPEEQLTFKDLVSCAYQVARGMEYLASQKCIHRDLAARNVLVTEDNVMKIADFGLARDVHNLDYYKKTTNGRLPVKWMAPEALFDRVYTHQSDVWSFGVLLWEIFTLGGSPYPGIPVEELFKLLKEGHRMDKPANCTHDLYMIMRECWHAAPSQRPTFKQLVEDLDRVLTVTSTDEYLDLSVPFEQYSPGGQDTPSSGSSGDDSVFAHDLLPPAPPGSGGSRT encoded by the exons aTGGGCGCCCCGGCTAGCGTCCTCGCGTTTTGCGTGGCAGTGGCGGTCATGACCGGCGCAGTCCTCGGTTCCCCGGGCGTGGAGCCCCGCGTCGCGCGGAGAGCGGCAG AGGTCCCAGGCCCCGAGCCCAGCCCGCAGGAGCGGGCCTTTGGCAGTGGGGACACCGTGGAGCTGAGCTGCCGCTTGCCGGCGGGGGCGCCCACGGAGCCCACCATCTGGGTGAAGGACGGTGTGGGCCTGGCACCCTCGGACCGCGTCCTGGTGGGGCCGCAGAGGCTACAGGTGCTCAACGCCTCCCACGAGGACGCCGGGGCCTACAGCTGCCGCCAGCGCCTCTCCCAGCGGGTGCTGTGCCTCTTCAACGTGCGCGTGACAG ACGCCCCGTCCTCGGGGGACGACGAAGATGAGGACGACGAGGCCGAGGACACAG CAGGGGCCCCTTACTGGACGCGGCCCGAGCGGATGGACAAGAAGCTGCTAGCGGTGCCGGCCGCCAACACGGTTCGCTTCCGCTGCCCGGCTGCTGGCAACCCCACGCCGTCCATCACCTGGCTGAAGAACGGCAAGGAGTTCCGGGGCGAGCACCGCATCGGGGGCATCAAG CTGCGGCACCAGCAGTGGAGCCTGGTCATGGAGAGCGTGGTGCCCTCGGACCGCGGCAACTACACTTGCGTCGTGGAGAACAAGTTCGGCAGAATCCAGCAGACCTACACCCTGGACGTGCTGG AGCGCTCTCCGCACCGCCCCATCCTACAGGCGGGGCTGCCCGCCAACCAGACCGCCGTGCTGGGCAGCGACGTGGAGTTCCACTGCAAGGTCTACAGCGACGCCCAGCCCCACATCCAGTGGCTGAAGCACGTGGAGGTGAACGGCAGCAAG ACGGCGGGCGCTAACACCACCGACAAGGAGCTAGAGGTTCTATCCTTGCGCAATGTCACCTTTGAGGACGCGGGGGAGTACACGTGTCTGGCGGGCAATTCTATCGGGTTTTCCCATCACTCTGCGTGGCTGGTGGTGCTGCCAG CCGAGGAGGAGCTGGTGGAGGCCGGTGAGACTGGCGGTGTGTTTGCGGGCGTCCTCAGCTATGGGCTGGGCTTCCTCCTCTTCATCCTGGCCGTGGCCGCCGTGACGCTCTACCGCCTGAGGAGCCCACCCAAGAAGGGCCTGGGCTCGCCCGCAGTGCACAAGGTCTCCCGCTTCCCGCTCAAGCGACAGGTAACA GTGTCCTTGGAGTCCAGTTCGTCTATGAGCTCCAACACGCCGCTGGTGCGCATCGCCCGGCTGTCTTCGGGCGAGGGCCCCACCCTGGCCAACGTCTCTGAGCTCGAGCTGCCCGCCGACCCCAAGTGGGAGCTGTCCCGGGCCCG GCTGACCCTGGGCAAGCCTCTCGGGGAGGGCTGCTTCGGCCAGGTGGTCATGGCAGAGGCCATTGGCATCGACAAGGACCGAGCTGCCAAGCCCGTCACGGTGGCGGTGAAGATGCTGAAAG ATGACGCCACGGATAAGGACTTATCGGACCTGGTGTCCGAGATGGAGATGATGAAGATGATCGGAAAACACAAGAACATTATCAACCTGCTGGGCGCCTGCACGCAGGGCG GGCCCCTGTACGTGCTGGTGGAGTACGCGGCCAAGGGCAACCTGCGGGAATACCTAAGGGCGCGGCGGCCCCCGGGCACTGACTACTCCTTCGACACCTGCCGGCTGCCCGAGGAGCAGCTGACCTTCAAAGACCTGGTGTCCTGCGCCTACCAGGTGGCGCGGGGCATGGAGTACCTGGCCTCGCAGAAG TGCATCCATAGGGACCTGGCGGCCCGCAACGTGCTGGTGACCGAGGACAACGTGATGAAAATCGCCGACTTCGGCCTGGCCCGTGACGTGCACAACCTCGACTACTACAAGAAGACCACCAAC GGTCGCCTGCCCGTGAAGTGGATGGCACCCGAGGCCTTGTTTGACCGCGTCTACACCCACCAAAGTGACGT CTGGTCCTTCGGGGTCTTGCTCTGGGAGATCTTCACGCTGGGGGGCTCGCCGTACCCCGGCATCCCCGTGGAGGAGCTCTTCAAGCTGCTGAAGGAAGGACACCGCATGGACAAGCCGGCCAACTGCACGCATGATCT GTACATGATCATGCGTGAGTGCTGGCACGCCGCGCCCTCGCAGAGGCCCACTTTCAAGCAGCTGGTGGAAGACCTGGACCGCGTTCTCACCGTGACGTCCACCGAC GAGTACCTGGACCTGTCAGTGCCCTTCGAGCAGTACTCGCCAGGCGGCCAGGACACCCCCAGCTCCGGCTCCTCGGGAGACGACTCCGTGTTCGCTCACGACCTGCTGCCCCCGGCCCCACCCGGCAGCGGGGGCTCGCGGACGTGA
- the FGFR3 gene encoding fibroblast growth factor receptor 3 isoform X1 — MGAPASVLAFCVAVAVMTGAVLGSPGVEPRVARRAAEVPGPEPSPQERAFGSGDTVELSCRLPAGAPTEPTIWVKDGVGLAPSDRVLVGPQRLQVLNASHEDAGAYSCRQRLSQRVLCLFNVRVTDAPSSGDDEDEDDEAEDTAGAPYWTRPERMDKKLLAVPAANTVRFRCPAAGNPTPSITWLKNGKEFRGEHRIGGIKLRHQQWSLVMESVVPSDRGNYTCVVENKFGRIQQTYTLDVLERSPHRPILQAGLPANQTAVLGSDVEFHCKVYSDAQPHIQWLKHVEVNGSKVGPDGTPYVTVLKSWISESAEADARLRLANVSERDGGEYLCRASNFIGVAEKAFWLRVHGPPAAEEELVEAGETGGVFAGVLSYGLGFLLFILAVAAVTLYRLRSPPKKGLGSPAVHKVSRFPLKRQVTVSLESSSSMSSNTPLVRIARLSSGEGPTLANVSELELPADPKWELSRARLTLGKPLGEGCFGQVVMAEAIGIDKDRAAKPVTVAVKMLKDDATDKDLSDLVSEMEMMKMIGKHKNIINLLGACTQGGPLYVLVEYAAKGNLREYLRARRPPGTDYSFDTCRLPEEQLTFKDLVSCAYQVARGMEYLASQKCIHRDLAARNVLVTEDNVMKIADFGLARDVHNLDYYKKTTNGRLPVKWMAPEALFDRVYTHQSDVWSFGVLLWEIFTLGGSPYPGIPVEELFKLLKEGHRMDKPANCTHDLYMIMRECWHAAPSQRPTFKQLVEDLDRVLTVTSTDEYLDLSVPFEQYSPGGQDTPSSGSSGDDSVFAHDLLPPAPPGSGGSRT, encoded by the exons aTGGGCGCCCCGGCTAGCGTCCTCGCGTTTTGCGTGGCAGTGGCGGTCATGACCGGCGCAGTCCTCGGTTCCCCGGGCGTGGAGCCCCGCGTCGCGCGGAGAGCGGCAG AGGTCCCAGGCCCCGAGCCCAGCCCGCAGGAGCGGGCCTTTGGCAGTGGGGACACCGTGGAGCTGAGCTGCCGCTTGCCGGCGGGGGCGCCCACGGAGCCCACCATCTGGGTGAAGGACGGTGTGGGCCTGGCACCCTCGGACCGCGTCCTGGTGGGGCCGCAGAGGCTACAGGTGCTCAACGCCTCCCACGAGGACGCCGGGGCCTACAGCTGCCGCCAGCGCCTCTCCCAGCGGGTGCTGTGCCTCTTCAACGTGCGCGTGACAG ACGCCCCGTCCTCGGGGGACGACGAAGATGAGGACGACGAGGCCGAGGACACAG CAGGGGCCCCTTACTGGACGCGGCCCGAGCGGATGGACAAGAAGCTGCTAGCGGTGCCGGCCGCCAACACGGTTCGCTTCCGCTGCCCGGCTGCTGGCAACCCCACGCCGTCCATCACCTGGCTGAAGAACGGCAAGGAGTTCCGGGGCGAGCACCGCATCGGGGGCATCAAG CTGCGGCACCAGCAGTGGAGCCTGGTCATGGAGAGCGTGGTGCCCTCGGACCGCGGCAACTACACTTGCGTCGTGGAGAACAAGTTCGGCAGAATCCAGCAGACCTACACCCTGGACGTGCTGG AGCGCTCTCCGCACCGCCCCATCCTACAGGCGGGGCTGCCCGCCAACCAGACCGCCGTGCTGGGCAGCGACGTGGAGTTCCACTGCAAGGTCTACAGCGACGCCCAGCCCCACATCCAGTGGCTGAAGCACGTGGAGGTGAACGGCAGCAAGGTGGGGCCCGACGGCACGCCCTACGTCACTGTGCTCAAG TCGTGGATCAGTGAGAGTGCGGAGGCCGACGCGCGCCTCCGCCTGGCCAATGTGTCCGAGCGTGACGGGGGCGAGTACCTCTGTCGAGCCTCCAATTTCATAGGCGTGGCTGAGAAGGCCTTTTGGCTGCGTGTTCACGGGCCCCCAGCAG CCGAGGAGGAGCTGGTGGAGGCCGGTGAGACTGGCGGTGTGTTTGCGGGCGTCCTCAGCTATGGGCTGGGCTTCCTCCTCTTCATCCTGGCCGTGGCCGCCGTGACGCTCTACCGCCTGAGGAGCCCACCCAAGAAGGGCCTGGGCTCGCCCGCAGTGCACAAGGTCTCCCGCTTCCCGCTCAAGCGACAGGTAACA GTGTCCTTGGAGTCCAGTTCGTCTATGAGCTCCAACACGCCGCTGGTGCGCATCGCCCGGCTGTCTTCGGGCGAGGGCCCCACCCTGGCCAACGTCTCTGAGCTCGAGCTGCCCGCCGACCCCAAGTGGGAGCTGTCCCGGGCCCG GCTGACCCTGGGCAAGCCTCTCGGGGAGGGCTGCTTCGGCCAGGTGGTCATGGCAGAGGCCATTGGCATCGACAAGGACCGAGCTGCCAAGCCCGTCACGGTGGCGGTGAAGATGCTGAAAG ATGACGCCACGGATAAGGACTTATCGGACCTGGTGTCCGAGATGGAGATGATGAAGATGATCGGAAAACACAAGAACATTATCAACCTGCTGGGCGCCTGCACGCAGGGCG GGCCCCTGTACGTGCTGGTGGAGTACGCGGCCAAGGGCAACCTGCGGGAATACCTAAGGGCGCGGCGGCCCCCGGGCACTGACTACTCCTTCGACACCTGCCGGCTGCCCGAGGAGCAGCTGACCTTCAAAGACCTGGTGTCCTGCGCCTACCAGGTGGCGCGGGGCATGGAGTACCTGGCCTCGCAGAAG TGCATCCATAGGGACCTGGCGGCCCGCAACGTGCTGGTGACCGAGGACAACGTGATGAAAATCGCCGACTTCGGCCTGGCCCGTGACGTGCACAACCTCGACTACTACAAGAAGACCACCAAC GGTCGCCTGCCCGTGAAGTGGATGGCACCCGAGGCCTTGTTTGACCGCGTCTACACCCACCAAAGTGACGT CTGGTCCTTCGGGGTCTTGCTCTGGGAGATCTTCACGCTGGGGGGCTCGCCGTACCCCGGCATCCCCGTGGAGGAGCTCTTCAAGCTGCTGAAGGAAGGACACCGCATGGACAAGCCGGCCAACTGCACGCATGATCT GTACATGATCATGCGTGAGTGCTGGCACGCCGCGCCCTCGCAGAGGCCCACTTTCAAGCAGCTGGTGGAAGACCTGGACCGCGTTCTCACCGTGACGTCCACCGAC GAGTACCTGGACCTGTCAGTGCCCTTCGAGCAGTACTCGCCAGGCGGCCAGGACACCCCCAGCTCCGGCTCCTCGGGAGACGACTCCGTGTTCGCTCACGACCTGCTGCCCCCGGCCCCACCCGGCAGCGGGGGCTCGCGGACGTGA
- the FGFR3 gene encoding fibroblast growth factor receptor 3 isoform X3 → MGAPASVLAFCVAVAVMTGAVLGSPGVEPRVARRAAEVPGPEPSPQERAFGSGDTVELSCRLPAGAPTEPTIWVKDGVGLAPSDRVLVGPQRLQVLNASHEDAGAYSCRQRLSQRVLCLFNVRVTDAPSSGDDEDEDDEAEDTGAPYWTRPERMDKKLLAVPAANTVRFRCPAAGNPTPSITWLKNGKEFRGEHRIGGIKLRHQQWSLVMESVVPSDRGNYTCVVENKFGRIQQTYTLDVLERSPHRPILQAGLPANQTAVLGSDVEFHCKVYSDAQPHIQWLKHVEVNGSKVGPDGTPYVTVLKSWISESAEADARLRLANVSERDGGEYLCRASNFIGVAEKAFWLRVHGPPAAEEELVEAGETGGVFAGVLSYGLGFLLFILAVAAVTLYRLRSPPKKGLGSPAVHKVSRFPLKRQVTVSLESSSSMSSNTPLVRIARLSSGEGPTLANVSELELPADPKWELSRARLTLGKPLGEGCFGQVVMAEAIGIDKDRAAKPVTVAVKMLKDDATDKDLSDLVSEMEMMKMIGKHKNIINLLGACTQGGPLYVLVEYAAKGNLREYLRARRPPGTDYSFDTCRLPEEQLTFKDLVSCAYQVARGMEYLASQKCIHRDLAARNVLVTEDNVMKIADFGLARDVHNLDYYKKTTNGRLPVKWMAPEALFDRVYTHQSDVWSFGVLLWEIFTLGGSPYPGIPVEELFKLLKEGHRMDKPANCTHDLYMIMRECWHAAPSQRPTFKQLVEDLDRVLTVTSTDEYLDLSVPFEQYSPGGQDTPSSGSSGDDSVFAHDLLPPAPPGSGGSRT, encoded by the exons aTGGGCGCCCCGGCTAGCGTCCTCGCGTTTTGCGTGGCAGTGGCGGTCATGACCGGCGCAGTCCTCGGTTCCCCGGGCGTGGAGCCCCGCGTCGCGCGGAGAGCGGCAG AGGTCCCAGGCCCCGAGCCCAGCCCGCAGGAGCGGGCCTTTGGCAGTGGGGACACCGTGGAGCTGAGCTGCCGCTTGCCGGCGGGGGCGCCCACGGAGCCCACCATCTGGGTGAAGGACGGTGTGGGCCTGGCACCCTCGGACCGCGTCCTGGTGGGGCCGCAGAGGCTACAGGTGCTCAACGCCTCCCACGAGGACGCCGGGGCCTACAGCTGCCGCCAGCGCCTCTCCCAGCGGGTGCTGTGCCTCTTCAACGTGCGCGTGACAG ACGCCCCGTCCTCGGGGGACGACGAAGATGAGGACGACGAGGCCGAGGACACAG GGGCCCCTTACTGGACGCGGCCCGAGCGGATGGACAAGAAGCTGCTAGCGGTGCCGGCCGCCAACACGGTTCGCTTCCGCTGCCCGGCTGCTGGCAACCCCACGCCGTCCATCACCTGGCTGAAGAACGGCAAGGAGTTCCGGGGCGAGCACCGCATCGGGGGCATCAAG CTGCGGCACCAGCAGTGGAGCCTGGTCATGGAGAGCGTGGTGCCCTCGGACCGCGGCAACTACACTTGCGTCGTGGAGAACAAGTTCGGCAGAATCCAGCAGACCTACACCCTGGACGTGCTGG AGCGCTCTCCGCACCGCCCCATCCTACAGGCGGGGCTGCCCGCCAACCAGACCGCCGTGCTGGGCAGCGACGTGGAGTTCCACTGCAAGGTCTACAGCGACGCCCAGCCCCACATCCAGTGGCTGAAGCACGTGGAGGTGAACGGCAGCAAGGTGGGGCCCGACGGCACGCCCTACGTCACTGTGCTCAAG TCGTGGATCAGTGAGAGTGCGGAGGCCGACGCGCGCCTCCGCCTGGCCAATGTGTCCGAGCGTGACGGGGGCGAGTACCTCTGTCGAGCCTCCAATTTCATAGGCGTGGCTGAGAAGGCCTTTTGGCTGCGTGTTCACGGGCCCCCAGCAG CCGAGGAGGAGCTGGTGGAGGCCGGTGAGACTGGCGGTGTGTTTGCGGGCGTCCTCAGCTATGGGCTGGGCTTCCTCCTCTTCATCCTGGCCGTGGCCGCCGTGACGCTCTACCGCCTGAGGAGCCCACCCAAGAAGGGCCTGGGCTCGCCCGCAGTGCACAAGGTCTCCCGCTTCCCGCTCAAGCGACAGGTAACA GTGTCCTTGGAGTCCAGTTCGTCTATGAGCTCCAACACGCCGCTGGTGCGCATCGCCCGGCTGTCTTCGGGCGAGGGCCCCACCCTGGCCAACGTCTCTGAGCTCGAGCTGCCCGCCGACCCCAAGTGGGAGCTGTCCCGGGCCCG GCTGACCCTGGGCAAGCCTCTCGGGGAGGGCTGCTTCGGCCAGGTGGTCATGGCAGAGGCCATTGGCATCGACAAGGACCGAGCTGCCAAGCCCGTCACGGTGGCGGTGAAGATGCTGAAAG ATGACGCCACGGATAAGGACTTATCGGACCTGGTGTCCGAGATGGAGATGATGAAGATGATCGGAAAACACAAGAACATTATCAACCTGCTGGGCGCCTGCACGCAGGGCG GGCCCCTGTACGTGCTGGTGGAGTACGCGGCCAAGGGCAACCTGCGGGAATACCTAAGGGCGCGGCGGCCCCCGGGCACTGACTACTCCTTCGACACCTGCCGGCTGCCCGAGGAGCAGCTGACCTTCAAAGACCTGGTGTCCTGCGCCTACCAGGTGGCGCGGGGCATGGAGTACCTGGCCTCGCAGAAG TGCATCCATAGGGACCTGGCGGCCCGCAACGTGCTGGTGACCGAGGACAACGTGATGAAAATCGCCGACTTCGGCCTGGCCCGTGACGTGCACAACCTCGACTACTACAAGAAGACCACCAAC GGTCGCCTGCCCGTGAAGTGGATGGCACCCGAGGCCTTGTTTGACCGCGTCTACACCCACCAAAGTGACGT CTGGTCCTTCGGGGTCTTGCTCTGGGAGATCTTCACGCTGGGGGGCTCGCCGTACCCCGGCATCCCCGTGGAGGAGCTCTTCAAGCTGCTGAAGGAAGGACACCGCATGGACAAGCCGGCCAACTGCACGCATGATCT GTACATGATCATGCGTGAGTGCTGGCACGCCGCGCCCTCGCAGAGGCCCACTTTCAAGCAGCTGGTGGAAGACCTGGACCGCGTTCTCACCGTGACGTCCACCGAC GAGTACCTGGACCTGTCAGTGCCCTTCGAGCAGTACTCGCCAGGCGGCCAGGACACCCCCAGCTCCGGCTCCTCGGGAGACGACTCCGTGTTCGCTCACGACCTGCTGCCCCCGGCCCCACCCGGCAGCGGGGGCTCGCGGACGTGA